The following coding sequences lie in one Isoptericola variabilis 225 genomic window:
- a CDS encoding transglycosylase domain-containing protein: MANPESRRITRTMSATQLVALLLAFLLAAGAGGVLASGLVVPLVAAANVAANSTVQIFDEVPDELEPGPLSQQSRIYASDGTLLATFYAQNRIVVSLDEVSEHMKNAVVAIEDERFWEHGGVDVRGITRALANNLGGNSTQGASTLTQQYVKNVLIEQAVVADDPFGVLEAREDSMSRKLREAKLAIALEKRMSKEEILQGYLNVAQFGSRNIYGVETASQYYFSKSSKDLTPVEAATIAGVTKAPSAFDPTVDPAKAQERRDAVLYKMWQQGYLSTAEYDEARNTPLEETLKVKPVEVGCHGAKGAAFFCDYVTKEIVLSPAFGETRADREALLYRGGLDIHTTLDMTMQAAAEKSITEAVPAEDPSHLEAAIVSVEPGTGQIKAMAQNVPFTDPQDPEAGRQTTMNYSADFLHGASRGLQPGSNFKPIVLAQWLKEGHTLLETVNANRVERVVGNFNTPCLPRGLGRDTWAPRNAEGFLTGNISVLRATYESVNTAYASMGYQLDLCALRDTAWDMGFRPTSSSVPPRVLTAPERTDIDVLAPMVIGTQETTPLSMASVYATLASGGTYCDPVAITSVTGPDGTEYDVPDANCNPDALPENIANTVTYAMERVFTDGTARRAGGLADGRPVAGKTGTSQLSAQTWFTGFTPNLATSVWVGSIESATEDHTDGITVNGQFFRVLYGSSVAVPAWKSFMDVAVQGLPVQGFGPPDPALIGNPPAPSRPAPPPSRPAAPAPPANPAPPAAPNDGGDQGGGGGDGGGDQGPGNGGGNGGGGDGDGGDGGDD; encoded by the coding sequence ATGGCGAATCCTGAGTCCCGCCGCATCACGCGAACGATGTCGGCGACGCAGCTCGTCGCCCTCCTGCTCGCCTTCCTGCTGGCAGCCGGCGCGGGCGGCGTCCTGGCCTCCGGACTCGTCGTCCCGCTGGTGGCGGCGGCGAACGTCGCGGCGAACAGCACCGTGCAGATCTTCGACGAGGTGCCCGACGAGCTCGAGCCGGGCCCGCTGTCGCAGCAGTCCCGCATCTACGCGAGCGACGGGACGCTGCTGGCGACGTTCTACGCGCAGAACCGCATCGTCGTGTCGCTCGACGAGGTCTCCGAGCACATGAAGAACGCCGTCGTCGCCATCGAGGACGAGCGGTTCTGGGAGCACGGCGGCGTGGACGTGCGAGGCATCACCCGCGCGCTCGCCAACAACCTCGGCGGGAACTCGACCCAGGGTGCGTCGACCCTGACGCAGCAGTACGTCAAGAACGTGCTCATCGAGCAGGCCGTCGTCGCGGACGACCCGTTCGGCGTGCTCGAGGCGCGCGAGGACTCGATGTCGCGCAAGCTGCGCGAGGCCAAGCTCGCGATCGCGCTCGAGAAGCGCATGAGCAAGGAGGAGATCCTCCAGGGCTACCTCAACGTCGCGCAGTTCGGCTCGCGCAACATCTACGGCGTCGAGACCGCTTCGCAGTACTACTTCTCGAAGTCGTCCAAGGACCTCACGCCGGTCGAGGCCGCGACGATCGCCGGCGTCACGAAGGCGCCGAGCGCGTTCGACCCCACGGTCGACCCTGCCAAGGCCCAGGAGCGCCGGGACGCGGTGCTCTACAAGATGTGGCAGCAGGGCTACCTGTCCACCGCCGAGTACGACGAGGCACGGAACACCCCGCTCGAGGAGACCCTCAAGGTCAAGCCCGTCGAGGTCGGGTGCCACGGCGCGAAGGGCGCGGCGTTCTTCTGCGACTACGTCACCAAGGAGATCGTCCTCAGCCCCGCCTTCGGCGAGACGCGGGCCGACCGCGAGGCCCTGCTGTACCGCGGCGGCCTCGACATCCACACGACGCTCGACATGACGATGCAGGCGGCCGCCGAGAAGTCGATCACCGAGGCGGTGCCCGCGGAGGACCCGAGCCACCTCGAGGCCGCGATCGTCTCGGTCGAGCCGGGCACGGGCCAGATCAAGGCCATGGCGCAGAACGTGCCGTTCACCGACCCGCAGGACCCCGAGGCGGGGCGCCAGACCACGATGAACTACTCCGCCGACTTCCTGCACGGGGCGTCGCGCGGCCTGCAGCCCGGCTCGAACTTCAAGCCGATCGTGCTGGCCCAGTGGCTCAAGGAAGGGCACACGCTCCTCGAGACGGTCAACGCCAACCGCGTCGAGCGCGTCGTCGGCAACTTCAACACGCCGTGCCTCCCCCGCGGTCTCGGCCGTGACACGTGGGCACCGCGCAACGCCGAGGGCTTCCTCACCGGCAACATCTCGGTGCTGCGTGCGACGTACGAGTCGGTCAACACGGCGTACGCGTCGATGGGCTACCAGCTCGACCTGTGCGCCCTGCGCGACACCGCCTGGGACATGGGCTTCCGCCCGACGTCGTCCTCCGTGCCGCCGCGCGTGCTCACCGCGCCCGAGCGCACGGACATCGACGTCCTCGCGCCGATGGTCATCGGTACCCAGGAGACGACGCCGCTGTCGATGGCGTCGGTCTACGCCACGCTCGCCAGCGGCGGCACCTACTGCGACCCGGTCGCGATCACGAGCGTCACGGGCCCGGACGGCACCGAGTACGACGTGCCCGACGCGAACTGCAACCCGGACGCGCTGCCGGAGAACATCGCCAACACCGTGACGTACGCGATGGAGCGCGTCTTCACCGACGGCACCGCGCGGCGCGCGGGCGGGCTCGCCGACGGCCGCCCGGTCGCCGGCAAGACGGGTACGTCGCAGCTGTCCGCGCAGACGTGGTTCACGGGCTTCACGCCGAACCTCGCGACGTCCGTGTGGGTGGGCTCGATCGAGAGCGCGACCGAGGACCACACCGACGGCATCACCGTCAACGGCCAGTTCTTCCGCGTCCTGTACGGCTCGAGCGTGGCCGTGCCCGCGTGGAAGTCCTTCATGGACGTCGCCGTCCAGGGGCTGCCGGTCCAGGGCTTCGGTCCGCCGGACCCGGCGCTCATCGGCAACCCGCCCGCGCCCAGCCGCCCGGCTCCTCCGCCGTCGCGGCCCGCTGCGCCGGCCCCGCCCGCCAACCCCGCCCCGCCGGCCGCGCCGAACGACGGCGGCGACCAGGGCGGCGGTGGCGGCGACGGCGGCGGGGACCAGGGCCCCGGCAACGGCGGCGGCAACGGTGGTGGCGGCGACGGTGACGGCGGCGACGGAGGTGACGACTGA
- a CDS encoding metallophosphoesterase, with protein sequence MRALRVVGGLAALGAAGLGYAHLETKLFTLRRATIPVLPAGERDLRVLHLSDLHLTPTQRRKIAWVRSLAALEPDLVVDTGDNLAHPDSLGPLLDALEPLLETTPGAFVMGSNDYYAPVPKNPARYLLPDARVAQADPVPLPADRLAGELRVAGWKDLTNRRDVVVADGRRIDLVGVDDPHLDRDRVPDGPPADPDATLRLGVTHAPYRRVLDAMHRDGVDAILAGHTHGGQLRLPLYGALVTNCDLDRRRASGLHGWPGPRPDEMGGNGSTWLHVSAGAGTSPYAPVRFACRPEATLLTFTAR encoded by the coding sequence GTGCGCGCCCTGCGGGTCGTCGGCGGCCTGGCCGCGCTCGGCGCGGCCGGGCTGGGTTACGCGCACCTCGAGACGAAGCTCTTCACGCTGCGCCGCGCCACGATCCCCGTGCTGCCCGCCGGCGAGCGTGACCTGCGCGTGCTGCACCTGTCCGACCTGCACCTGACGCCGACCCAGCGGCGCAAGATCGCATGGGTCCGCTCCCTCGCCGCGCTGGAGCCTGACCTCGTGGTCGACACGGGCGACAACCTGGCGCACCCGGACTCCCTCGGGCCGCTGCTCGACGCGCTCGAGCCGCTGCTCGAGACGACGCCGGGCGCGTTCGTCATGGGGTCGAACGACTACTACGCCCCGGTGCCGAAGAACCCGGCGCGCTACCTGCTGCCCGACGCCCGGGTCGCCCAGGCGGACCCGGTCCCGCTGCCGGCCGACCGGCTCGCGGGCGAGCTGCGCGTGGCCGGGTGGAAGGACCTCACCAACCGGCGCGACGTCGTCGTGGCCGACGGACGGCGCATCGACCTCGTCGGCGTCGACGACCCGCACCTCGACCGTGACCGGGTGCCGGACGGGCCGCCCGCCGACCCGGACGCGACCCTGCGCCTCGGCGTGACGCACGCGCCCTACCGGCGCGTGCTCGACGCGATGCACCGCGACGGCGTCGACGCGATCCTCGCCGGCCACACCCACGGCGGCCAGCTGCGACTGCCCCTCTACGGGGCGCTCGTCACCAACTGCGACCTCGACCGGCGGCGGGCGTCCGGCCTGCACGGCTGGCCCGGCCCGCGGCCCGACGAGATGGGCGGGAACGGCTCGACGTGGTTGCACGTGTCCGCCGGTGCCGGGACGTCCCCGTACGCGCCCGTGCGGTTCGCCTGCCGGCCCGAGGCGACGTTGCTCACCTTCACCGCCAGGTAG
- a CDS encoding amidase, which translates to MSPQSRTTRPRRVPLVAASLAAALVLPIGAANAFTYVTDDNGTAWGIQDSASPGTDTGSIRATQSGTGVQAPYSTMLNGYGGIRVTVGSADKHRFDGEMMRGFGLVEEGTGHFESTRSVDLSGVRITRTIDVERSEGYGRWLDTLTNTTKKPLTVEVAFGGQTGFGSTGTNASSVVLSSSGDSVLDRSDTWTTSASGTSGTRTTQGPTATVAGSFDRTGNWLRDTFGQPYSGEGHLANFPAYVHTLTLDPGQSASVLNFVVVGRPVTAATSEAEIAKVSDLAARLAAAPDVDGLSAKELASVVNFEGLTAHPGQGKGLTKVKQPPAAVEPARTTTVGYDVVDKTIAQLQADMESGTTTSVEITKAYLDRIGAYDAGPFAFNAFTTVATDALRQARAADDARARGTRGALLGIPIAVKDLYDTADMPTTNGSITFDGFRPAEDAYQVARLRDAGAVIIGKASMEEYATSGSYSDNAYGTVWNAFEPSRSALASSGGSAVATATSMAAAGLGSQTGDSLYAPASAASLVTLRGTDGMQSDRGVMPLVWLQDYAGAMTRSVSDLADILNAVSGTDPQNPETFEADAHRPQDWRTVLDEDALAGKRIGIVPSAWVDPYGTTTTIDASRAALEHLEAAGAQLVTIETNAVAPARPSGNTQYEGWARYIESHPELTSQLGIDDPSDVLCSQAKMPYTTYAPSYCEGMERMTPEQVTAWRAYRADYRANIEAWMDAHDVDAVVYPGLLSEISLNDGGGNRSSFGRRDTPSGSSGVPTVAFPAGTDANGAPINLQLMGRAWSDAELVGYAYAFEQVADGHVAPDTAPPLEVADKAGTRGQDGGKKRG; encoded by the coding sequence ATGTCACCACAGTCCCGCACGACGCGGCCCCGGAGGGTCCCGCTCGTCGCGGCGTCCCTCGCCGCCGCGCTGGTCCTGCCGATCGGTGCGGCGAACGCGTTCACCTACGTCACCGACGACAACGGCACCGCCTGGGGTATCCAGGACTCGGCCAGTCCTGGGACCGACACCGGTTCGATCCGGGCGACGCAGTCCGGGACCGGTGTGCAGGCGCCGTACTCCACGATGCTCAACGGCTACGGCGGCATCCGCGTCACCGTCGGCTCGGCAGACAAGCACCGCTTCGACGGCGAGATGATGCGCGGGTTCGGCCTCGTCGAGGAGGGCACCGGCCACTTCGAGTCGACGAGGTCCGTCGACCTGTCCGGGGTCCGCATCACGCGGACGATCGACGTCGAGCGGTCCGAGGGGTACGGCCGGTGGCTGGACACCCTGACTAACACCACCAAAAAACCCTTGACCGTGGAGGTGGCGTTCGGAGGGCAGACCGGCTTTGGGTCCACCGGCACCAACGCCAGCTCTGTCGTCCTCTCGTCCTCCGGTGACAGCGTCCTGGACCGGTCGGACACGTGGACGACCTCGGCGTCGGGCACCAGCGGCACCCGGACGACGCAGGGCCCGACCGCGACCGTGGCGGGGAGCTTCGACCGCACCGGGAACTGGCTGCGCGACACGTTCGGCCAGCCCTACTCCGGCGAAGGGCACCTGGCGAACTTCCCGGCCTACGTCCACACCCTCACGCTGGACCCGGGCCAGTCCGCGTCCGTGCTGAACTTCGTCGTCGTGGGCCGTCCGGTCACCGCGGCCACCTCGGAGGCCGAGATCGCCAAGGTGTCCGACCTTGCCGCCCGGCTCGCGGCCGCACCGGACGTCGACGGCCTGTCCGCCAAGGAGCTCGCCTCGGTCGTCAACTTCGAGGGCCTGACCGCGCACCCCGGCCAGGGCAAGGGCCTGACGAAGGTCAAGCAGCCGCCGGCCGCCGTCGAACCGGCGCGGACGACGACGGTGGGCTACGACGTCGTGGACAAGACGATCGCTCAGCTGCAGGCCGACATGGAGTCAGGCACGACCACGTCGGTCGAGATCACCAAGGCCTACCTCGACCGGATCGGCGCCTACGACGCCGGGCCGTTCGCGTTCAACGCGTTCACGACCGTCGCCACCGACGCGCTTAGGCAGGCCCGGGCCGCCGACGACGCCCGAGCGCGCGGCACGCGGGGCGCGCTGCTCGGCATCCCCATCGCCGTGAAGGACCTGTACGACACGGCTGACATGCCGACCACCAACGGCTCGATCACCTTCGACGGCTTCCGCCCGGCCGAGGACGCCTACCAGGTGGCCAGGCTGCGGGACGCCGGCGCGGTCATCATCGGCAAGGCGTCGATGGAGGAGTACGCCACGTCCGGCTCGTACTCCGACAACGCGTACGGCACGGTGTGGAACGCCTTCGAGCCGTCGCGGTCCGCCCTCGCCTCCTCCGGCGGGTCGGCCGTCGCCACGGCGACCAGCATGGCCGCCGCGGGGCTCGGCTCGCAGACCGGCGACTCGCTGTACGCACCGGCATCGGCCGCGAGCCTCGTGACGCTGCGCGGCACAGACGGCATGCAGTCCGACCGCGGTGTGATGCCCCTGGTGTGGCTGCAGGACTACGCCGGGGCCATGACCCGCAGCGTCTCCGACCTGGCGGACATCCTTAACGCGGTCTCGGGCACCGACCCGCAGAACCCGGAGACGTTCGAGGCGGACGCGCACCGCCCGCAGGACTGGCGCACGGTGCTCGACGAGGACGCCCTCGCAGGAAAGCGCATCGGCATCGTGCCGTCGGCCTGGGTCGACCCGTACGGCACGACGACGACAATCGACGCCTCTCGGGCAGCCCTTGAGCACCTCGAGGCAGCCGGGGCCCAGCTGGTCACCATCGAGACGAACGCGGTCGCGCCCGCGCGCCCGAGCGGCAACACGCAGTACGAGGGCTGGGCCCGGTACATCGAGTCGCACCCCGAGCTCACCAGCCAGCTCGGCATCGACGACCCGTCCGACGTGCTCTGCTCGCAGGCCAAGATGCCGTACACCACCTACGCCCCGTCCTACTGCGAGGGGATGGAGCGCATGACCCCCGAGCAGGTCACGGCATGGCGGGCCTACCGTGCCGACTACAGGGCCAACATCGAGGCGTGGATGGACGCCCACGACGTCGACGCGGTCGTGTATCCCGGCCTGCTGTCGGAGATCTCGCTGAACGACGGCGGCGGAAACCGGTCGAGCTTCGGCCGCCGGGACACGCCCTCGGGCAGCTCCGGCGTCCCGACCGTGGCGTTCCCCGCGGGGACCGACGCCAACGGGGCCCCGATCAACCTGCAGCTCATGGGCCGGGCCTGGTCCGACGCCGAGCTCGTCGGGTACGCCTACGCGTTCGAGCAGGTCGCCGACGGCCACGTCGCCCCCGACACCGCGCCCCCGCTGGAGGTCGCCGACAAGGCCGGGACCCGCGGGCAGGACGGCGGCAAGAAGCGCGGCTGA
- a CDS encoding amidase family protein, translating to MAAAPKPKPVALDLATAGVPEVRAGLTSGAFTSVDLVGAYLERIQAISIDGPHLNAVRAINPAVYQEARALDKERKAGTVRGPLHGVPVLLKDNIDVKGMPTTAGSIALGNSYPADDAPIVKELREAGAVILGKVNLSEFANFITSGMPSGYSSLGGQVLNPYDASQTPSGSSSGSGVAAATGMAPLTIGTETSGSILSPAQASSVVGVKPTVGLVSRTGIIPISASQDTAGPMVKTVYDAAALLSAIAGVDPEDAATTDNPLAGTDFTGVLTEDALDGARIGYVANNNPLYQDALAALEAQGATLVPVTVANTSAPSILVQEFKRDMNAYLDRLPDAAPMQTFDDIRQYNIDHPEGQKFGQLYFDLGAQVDLEDPEQLAAYEANRDRGIAETRAAIDSVLEKNDLDAIVSSSGTTGVGARAGYPSVSVPMGYAANNLRPSSIVFLGTAWAEPELLALAYDYEQATQLRRTPEEINPSLFRCVTVQDAWAAGCTTIPTHQGR from the coding sequence GTGGCCGCCGCACCGAAGCCGAAGCCGGTGGCCCTCGACCTGGCCACCGCCGGCGTCCCGGAGGTCCGGGCGGGGCTGACGTCCGGTGCCTTCACCTCGGTCGACCTCGTCGGCGCCTACCTCGAGCGGATCCAGGCGATCAGCATCGACGGTCCGCACCTGAACGCGGTGCGAGCGATCAACCCGGCCGTGTACCAGGAGGCGAGAGCCCTCGACAAGGAGCGGAAGGCCGGCACCGTCCGAGGCCCGCTGCACGGCGTGCCTGTGCTGCTCAAGGACAACATCGACGTCAAGGGGATGCCCACGACGGCCGGGTCGATCGCGCTGGGGAACTCCTACCCGGCTGACGACGCGCCGATCGTCAAGGAGTTGCGCGAGGCCGGTGCGGTCATCCTCGGCAAGGTGAACCTGTCCGAGTTCGCGAACTTCATCACCTCGGGCATGCCGTCCGGGTACAGCTCGCTCGGTGGTCAGGTCCTCAACCCCTACGACGCGAGCCAGACGCCGAGCGGTTCGTCGTCGGGCTCCGGTGTCGCGGCGGCCACGGGCATGGCGCCGCTGACGATCGGCACCGAGACGTCGGGCTCGATCCTCAGCCCCGCCCAGGCGAGCTCGGTCGTGGGCGTCAAGCCCACCGTGGGACTCGTGAGCCGGACCGGCATCATCCCGATCTCGGCGTCGCAGGACACGGCCGGCCCCATGGTCAAGACCGTGTACGACGCGGCCGCGCTGCTCTCGGCCATCGCCGGTGTCGACCCCGAGGACGCCGCGACCACCGACAACCCGCTCGCCGGCACGGACTTCACGGGCGTCCTCACGGAGGACGCGCTCGACGGTGCCCGAATCGGCTATGTCGCGAACAACAACCCGCTGTACCAGGACGCCCTCGCGGCTCTCGAGGCGCAGGGCGCCACGCTCGTGCCCGTCACGGTCGCCAACACCAGCGCGCCGAGCATCCTGGTCCAGGAGTTCAAGCGGGACATGAACGCCTACCTCGACCGTCTGCCCGACGCCGCCCCGATGCAGACGTTCGACGACATCCGCCAGTACAACATCGACCACCCGGAGGGCCAGAAGTTCGGCCAGCTGTACTTCGACCTGGGTGCACAGGTGGATCTGGAGGACCCGGAGCAGCTGGCGGCGTACGAGGCCAACCGGGACCGGGGCATCGCCGAGACGCGCGCTGCCATCGACTCGGTCCTGGAGAAGAACGACCTCGACGCCATCGTCTCCAGCTCCGGCACCACGGGCGTCGGTGCACGTGCCGGATACCCGTCGGTGAGCGTCCCGATGGGCTACGCGGCGAACAACCTGCGGCCCTCGTCGATCGTCTTCCTGGGCACGGCGTGGGCGGAGCCGGAGCTGCTCGCTCTGGCCTACGACTACGAGCAGGCGACGCAACTGCGTCGCACGCCCGAGGAGATCAACCCCTCGCTCTTCCGCTGCGTGACCGTCCAGGACGCGTGGGCTGCGGGCTGCACCACGATCCCCACGCACCAGGGACGCTGA
- a CDS encoding NAD(P)/FAD-dependent oxidoreductase yields the protein MPTDPIVVVGGGLAAARAVEALRGEGYDGDVVLLTSEPHRPYERPPLSKGYLRGQEHREDIFVLGENWYGEHGVELRTSTTVAAVDPASHRITLVDGATLPFSTALLATGSTPRSLGVPGSDFGNVHYLRTVDDADRLAGTLLPASLEGTGEVVVIGDGWIGMEVAASARELGLDVTVLGRGAHPLAVLGPELGELYGTLHQERGVRLHRQAEVVRLTGVDGQVTGVDLADGTHVAASVVVVGVGVTPNVGLACAAGLELRSDDLGGGVAVDGYLRTSHPDVFAAGDIASVPAPRYGRPLRVEHWAAALEQGKHAGRAMLGLADPYDLLPYFFSDQFDVGMEYKGYVDVRNPGYEVVVSGSTADRELVAFYVRDGRVEAGMAVNVWDRMDDVERLIRSTEPVAREELEGFVAA from the coding sequence ATGCCCACCGATCCGATCGTCGTCGTCGGCGGGGGCCTGGCGGCCGCACGCGCGGTCGAGGCGCTGCGCGGCGAGGGGTACGACGGCGACGTCGTCCTGCTGACGAGCGAGCCGCACCGGCCGTACGAGCGGCCGCCGCTGTCCAAGGGCTACCTGCGCGGCCAGGAGCACCGCGAGGACATCTTCGTGCTCGGCGAGAACTGGTACGGGGAGCACGGCGTCGAGCTGCGCACGTCGACGACCGTCGCGGCGGTCGACCCGGCGTCGCACCGGATCACGCTCGTGGACGGCGCGACCCTGCCGTTCTCGACCGCGCTGCTCGCCACGGGGTCGACCCCCCGCTCGCTCGGCGTCCCGGGCTCCGACTTCGGCAACGTGCACTACCTGCGGACCGTCGACGACGCCGACCGGCTCGCGGGCACGCTCCTGCCGGCGTCGCTCGAGGGCACGGGCGAGGTCGTCGTGATCGGCGACGGCTGGATCGGGATGGAGGTCGCGGCGTCGGCCCGCGAGCTGGGCCTGGACGTCACGGTGCTCGGGCGCGGCGCGCACCCGCTCGCCGTCCTCGGCCCCGAGCTGGGCGAGCTGTACGGGACGCTCCACCAGGAGCGCGGCGTCCGCCTGCACCGCCAGGCCGAGGTCGTGCGGCTCACCGGCGTCGACGGCCAGGTGACCGGCGTCGACCTCGCGGACGGCACGCACGTCGCGGCGTCCGTCGTCGTGGTCGGCGTCGGCGTGACGCCCAACGTGGGGCTCGCGTGCGCGGCCGGGCTGGAGCTGCGCTCGGACGACCTCGGGGGCGGGGTCGCGGTCGACGGGTACCTGCGCACGTCGCACCCCGACGTGTTCGCGGCGGGCGACATCGCCTCGGTGCCGGCGCCCCGCTACGGGCGCCCGTTGCGCGTCGAGCACTGGGCCGCGGCGCTCGAGCAGGGCAAGCACGCCGGCCGCGCCATGCTCGGGCTCGCCGACCCGTACGACCTGCTCCCCTACTTCTTCAGCGACCAGTTCGACGTGGGCATGGAGTACAAGGGCTACGTCGACGTGCGCAACCCCGGCTACGAGGTGGTCGTCAGCGGGTCGACGGCGGACCGCGAGCTCGTCGCGTTCTACGTGCGCGACGGCCGGGTCGAGGCCGGCATGGCCGTCAACGTCTGGGACCGGATGGACGACGTCGAGCGGCTGATCCGCTCGACCGAGCCGGTGGCGCGCGAGGAGCTCGAGGGCTTCGTCGCCGCCTGA
- a CDS encoding DUF4232 domain-containing protein, whose amino-acid sequence MVRRRVALLLGAGVLVLGGVAALLAWRPWDPVADVPVPGVRTLTTSARVVAGEPRTAGGVELFPVDVPYPSANPGGIGVEDAFALREAGAVAVRGIVEARGGAALVELAGFAAERGIAVSLETGDRTVRYDAYGGVPDVAAARLAVDAASRDGVDGAVYVASTEPHVQVSMTTAVGAPEASAVAAWLDRHDASTAVGHPVAYVLTEPGYAARLEGWVGGRAPAEPEPQPVPTVPATEPWPADERAPSCTGDDLDVSLAGVEAALGTRYASLSARNVSDRPCAVAGFPEVAFLDGDGALQEGVDLVPDRDRAARVVVPVGEEAVAALLWRAASGTGRQLTAALEVVPVPGAAPVLVRVGESPLDVVDGSEVRTSPWLQAGDGT is encoded by the coding sequence GTGGTCCGACGACGCGTGGCGCTCCTCCTCGGTGCCGGTGTGCTGGTGCTCGGTGGTGTCGCGGCGCTGCTCGCCTGGCGTCCGTGGGACCCGGTGGCCGACGTGCCCGTGCCCGGCGTCCGCACGCTCACGACCTCGGCGCGCGTCGTCGCGGGCGAGCCGCGCACCGCCGGCGGCGTCGAGCTGTTCCCCGTCGACGTGCCCTACCCGTCCGCGAACCCCGGTGGCATCGGGGTCGAGGACGCGTTCGCGCTGCGGGAGGCCGGCGCGGTCGCGGTGCGCGGGATCGTCGAGGCGCGCGGCGGCGCGGCGCTCGTCGAGCTCGCCGGGTTCGCCGCCGAGCGCGGGATCGCGGTGTCGCTCGAGACCGGCGACCGCACCGTCCGCTACGACGCGTACGGCGGGGTGCCCGACGTCGCAGCCGCGCGCCTGGCGGTCGACGCCGCGTCACGCGACGGGGTCGACGGTGCCGTCTACGTCGCCTCCACGGAGCCGCACGTGCAGGTGTCGATGACGACGGCGGTCGGCGCCCCGGAGGCGAGCGCCGTCGCAGCGTGGCTCGACCGCCACGACGCGAGCACCGCCGTCGGGCACCCCGTGGCGTACGTGCTCACCGAGCCCGGGTACGCCGCACGCCTCGAGGGCTGGGTCGGCGGACGAGCCCCGGCGGAGCCCGAGCCGCAGCCCGTCCCGACCGTCCCCGCGACCGAGCCGTGGCCGGCCGACGAGCGCGCGCCGTCGTGCACCGGCGACGACCTCGATGTGAGCCTCGCCGGCGTGGAGGCCGCGCTGGGCACGCGGTACGCGAGCCTGTCCGCGCGGAACGTCTCGGACCGGCCGTGCGCGGTCGCGGGCTTCCCCGAGGTGGCGTTCCTCGACGGCGACGGGGCCCTGCAGGAGGGTGTCGACCTGGTCCCCGACCGCGACCGGGCTGCCCGCGTGGTCGTGCCGGTCGGCGAGGAGGCCGTCGCCGCGCTGCTGTGGCGGGCCGCGTCCGGCACGGGACGTCAGCTCACCGCGGCGCTGGAGGTCGTGCCCGTGCCGGGTGCCGCGCCCGTCCTGGTGCGGGTGGGCGAGTCCCCGCTCGACGTCGTCGACGGCTCCGAGGTGCGCACGAGCCCGTGGCTCCAGGCGGGCGACGGCACCTGA
- a CDS encoding 3-deoxy-7-phosphoheptulonate synthase, whose amino-acid sequence MTTTASERAELQARTDDLRVRALDPLPAPRTLRAEMPLGTRRGDLVTTSRREVRDVLRGEDDRLLVIVGPCSVHDPAAALDYASRLAPLARELAEDLVVVMRVYFEKPRTTVGWKGLINDPHLDGSHDVHHGLRLAREVLLGVLDAGVPAACEFLEPTSPQYIADAVTWGAIGARNAESQVHRQLASGLSMPVGFKNATDGDVQIAVDGCITAASEHTFFGADAEGRAAAVETTGNPDCHVILRGGRGGPNYGAADVAAALAVARTSGLGGAVEAGVVVDASHGNSGKDHVRQAEVVREIAARLAEGEQGITGLMMESFIEAGAQKPGPLESLVYGKSVTDKCMDWGTTADLLQVLAGAVRERRG is encoded by the coding sequence AGATGCCGCTCGGCACCCGCCGCGGCGACCTCGTCACGACGTCCCGCCGCGAGGTCCGCGACGTGCTGCGCGGCGAGGACGACCGCCTGCTCGTCATCGTCGGGCCCTGCTCGGTGCACGACCCGGCGGCGGCGCTCGACTACGCCTCCCGCCTGGCGCCGCTCGCGCGCGAGCTCGCCGAGGACCTCGTCGTCGTCATGCGCGTGTACTTCGAGAAGCCGCGCACCACCGTCGGGTGGAAGGGCCTCATCAACGACCCGCACCTCGACGGGTCGCACGACGTGCACCACGGGCTGCGGCTCGCGCGCGAGGTGCTGCTGGGCGTGCTCGACGCCGGCGTGCCCGCCGCGTGCGAGTTCCTCGAGCCGACCTCGCCGCAGTACATCGCCGATGCGGTGACGTGGGGCGCGATCGGCGCGCGCAACGCCGAGTCGCAGGTGCACCGCCAGCTCGCGTCGGGCCTGTCGATGCCCGTCGGGTTCAAGAACGCGACCGACGGCGACGTGCAGATCGCCGTCGACGGCTGCATCACCGCGGCGAGCGAGCACACGTTCTTCGGCGCGGACGCCGAGGGCCGCGCGGCCGCCGTCGAGACCACCGGCAACCCCGACTGCCACGTCATCCTGCGCGGCGGGCGCGGGGGACCGAACTACGGGGCGGCCGACGTGGCGGCGGCGCTGGCCGTGGCGCGGACGTCCGGGCTCGGCGGGGCGGTCGAGGCGGGCGTCGTCGTCGACGCGTCGCACGGCAACTCGGGCAAGGACCACGTGCGCCAGGCCGAGGTCGTGCGCGAGATCGCCGCGCGGCTCGCCGAGGGTGAGCAGGGGATCACCGGTCTCATGATGGAGAGCTTCATCGAGGCCGGCGCCCAGAAGCCCGGACCGCTCGAGTCGCTGGTGTACGGCAAGTCCGTCACGGACAAGTGCATGGACTGGGGCACGACGGCGGACCTGCTGCAGGTGCTCGCCGGTGCCGTGCGCGAGCGGCGCGGCTGA